The proteins below are encoded in one region of Misgurnus anguillicaudatus chromosome 24, ASM2758022v2, whole genome shotgun sequence:
- the or62c5 gene encoding olfactory receptor 1D2 — MKPALENISSFLVFSLSGLNETMGNRYIFISLTALYYPLIVFCNVIVIYVIISYQKLHEPMYVFICNLCMNALFGTAGFYPKFMYDLLSQCHVISYAGCLSQIFVIYSSVLCDLSTLTVMAYDRYVAICRPLEYHSKMTKERVLQCILFCWVAPFFCMSVLIALTSRLTLCGSSIDKLYCENWSVVKLSCVSTTVNNVIGYIVILLYFGHAVLIFCSYIHLIRKCRRSMEGRHKFIQTCVPHLLALMNVAVALLFDVLYSRYGSRSLPQGIRNFMAMEFLLIPPMLNPLIYGLNLTTLRKQVMRLFLNKQEGIAE; from the coding sequence ATGAAGCCTGCACTGGAGAACATTTCCAGTTTCTTagttttttctctttctggACTAAATGAAACAATGGGAAACAGATATATCTTTATTTCTTTGACTGCACTGTATTATCCGTTAATTGTGTTTTGTAATGTAATTGTAATTTATGTCATAATCTCATATCAGAAGCTTCATGAGCCAATGTATGTGTTTATTTGTAATTTGTgtatgaatgcactttttggcaCAGCTGGATTTTACCCTAAATTTATGTATGATTTATTATCTCAGTGTCATGTAATTTCATATGCTGGATGTCTGTCTCAGATATTTGTCATTTATTCATCTGTTTTATGTGACTTGTCAACATTAACAGTAATGGCTTATGACAGGTACGTGGCAATATGTAGACCACTGGAGTATCATTCAAAAATGACCAAGGAAAGGGTTCTTCAATGTATCTTGTTTTGCTGGGTTGCTCCATTTTTTTGTATGTCCGTTCTTATTGCATTAACATCAAGACTCACCCTATGTGGCTCTAGTATTGACAAGCTGTATTGTGAAAATTGGTCAGTTGTTAAACTTTCTTGTGTTTCTACAACAGTCAATAATGTGATTGGGTACATTGTAATTCTTCTCTACTTTGGTCATGCGGTATTGATATTTTGCTCATATATTCATTTGATTAGAAAGTGCAGGAGGTCAATGGAGGGCAGACACAAATTCATACAGACATGTGTACCACATTTGCTTGCATTGATGAATGTGGCTGTTGCATTGCTGTTTGATGTACTTTACAGCCGCTATGGCTCGAGAAGTTTGCCACAAGGTATCCGTAACTTCATGGCCATGGAATTCCTCCTCATTCCCCCTATGTTAAATCCCCTGATTTATGGATTAAATCTTACAACACTACGAAAGCAAGTCATGAGACTGTTCTTAAACAAACAAGAGGGAATAGCTGAGTAA